One window from the genome of Dioscorea cayenensis subsp. rotundata cultivar TDr96_F1 chromosome 3, TDr96_F1_v2_PseudoChromosome.rev07_lg8_w22 25.fasta, whole genome shotgun sequence encodes:
- the LOC120253357 gene encoding factor of DNA methylation 1-like, which produces MADASSPSLSSSSSSEDSEISDSELDLYEQKYLHMLKTTNPRIKNPDGTLRCPFCAGKKKQGFIYKDLLQHATGIGASSARAPKLRATHLAFARFLQTELSDAAGPSAHLPPPKPPRRSDDDRFAWPWTGILVNVPINEESRMELERRLAGFSPVSMLPLRNVSDQENESSMGSVVVEFSKSWSGLKDAMAFENQMNASRFGKRDWEENGDRKEGFYGWIARGDDYESESRVGEYLRAHTELRTIPDVAKEESRNSGKLVAILSDEIEAKNENLRNLECKYNEIAMARQRVMEDKDKIHQAYNEEMRNMQRIARETARRIFEENVKLRLELDSKRKEVDLRCKQLDKFEAKSDGEKNILEDEKQKTAMENSSLELASMEQKKAEEDVMKLAEDHKKEKEAALAKILQLEKQIDQKQQLELEIEQLKGRLRVMKHLAEEEDLDLQERVDALNQKLEDEKECLENLNGALVSKERESNFELQEARKELITGLDDLLNGRSVIGIKRMGELDEKPFQVACKKRYSADDADTKAAELCSAWQEELKQPSWQPYKIVDVDGVKKEVINEDDEKLKNLWIELGDDVYNAVTTALMEINEYNPSGRYVVPELWSFKDGRKATMMEVIQYIFKQWKSNKRKRH; this is translated from the exons ATGGCGGACGCTTCTTCCCCgtccctctcctcctcctcctcctccgaaGACTCTGAGATCAGCGATTCCGAGCTCGATCTCTACGAGCAGAAGTACCTCCACATGCTCAAGACTACCAACCCTAGAATCAAGAACCCTGATGGCACCCTTCGATGCCCCTTTTGCGCCGGAAAGAAGAAGCAGGGATTCATCTACAAGGACCTTCTCCAGCACGCCACCGGCATTGGCGCCTCCTCCGCCCGCGCCCCCAAGCTTCGCGCCACCCATCTCGCCTTCGCGCGCTTCCTCCAAACCGAACTCTCCGACGCCGCTGGCCCATCGGCTCACCTTCCTCCTCCCAAGCCCCCACGCCGCTCGGATGACGACCGGTTCGCCTGGCCCTGGACGGGAATTCTCGTCAACGTTCCCATCAATGAAGAATCCCGGATGGAGCTAGAACGCCGGCTTGCTGGTTTCAGTCCGGTGAGTATGCTGCCTCTCCGGAATGTTTCCGATCAGGAAAATGAGTCCTCGATGGGATCTGTGGTGGTAGAGTTCAGCAAAAGCTGGTCGGGGTTGAAGGATGCCATGGCGTTTGAGAACCAGATGAATGCGAGTCGGTTCGGGAAGAGAGATTGGGAGGAGAATGGAGATCGGAAAGAGGGGTTCTACGGCTGGATTGCTCGTGGTGATGACTATGAGTCGGAGAGCCGGGTGGGAGAGTATCTCAGGGCGCACACTGAACTGCGGACCATTCCTGATGTTGCCAAAGAGGAATCGAGGAACTCTGGGAAGCTCGTCGCTATCCTCTCTGATGAAATTGAAGCTAAGAATGAGAACCTGAGGAATTTGGAGTGTAAGTACAATGAGATAGCTATGGCAAGGCAGCGTGTGATGGAAGATAAAGATAAGATTCACCAGGCTTACAATGAAG AGATGCGAAACATGCAGCGGATTGCTCGTGAGACTGCTCGTAGGATTTTTGAGGAAAATGTAAAATTAAGGTTGGAATTGGACTCAAAGAGGAAGGAAGTTGATTTAAGATGCAAGCAGCTTGATAAATTTGAGGCCAAAAGTGATGGTGAAAAGAATATACTTGAGGATGAGAAGCAAAAG ACTGCAATGGAAAATTCATCACTTGAATTGGCATCCATGGAGCAAAAAAAGGCTGAAGAAGATGTCATGAAACTGGCTGAGGATCACAAG aaagaaaaagaagctgcTCTTGCCAAAATACTTCAACTAGAGAAACAAATCGACCAAAAACAACAGCTGGAGTTGGAAATAGAGCAATTGAAGGGTAGGTTACGTGTTATGAAGCATTTGGCTGAAGAAGAGGATTTGGATCTTCAGGAAAGGGTGGATGCACTAAACCAAAAGCTTGAAGATGAAAAGGAATGCCTTGAAAATTTGAATGGGGCTCTTGTTTCCAAAGAACGTGAAAGCAATTTTGAGTTACAAGAAGCCCGAAAAGAATTAATCACG GGTTTGGATGATTTGTTGAATGGGCGAAGTGTAATTGGAATCAAAAGAATGGGTGAACTTGATGAAAAGCCATTTCAAGTTGCATGTAAAAAAAGATATTCTGCTGATGATGCAGATACAAAAGCTGCAGAGTTATGCTCTGCTTGGCAAGAGGAACTTAAACAACCATCATGGCAACCGTATAAGATTGTTGACGTTGACGGAGTGAAGAAA GAAGTGATAAATGAGGATGATGAAAAGCTGAAAAATCTATGGATTGAGCTTGGTGATGATGTTTATAATGCTGTGACCACTGCTTTGATGGAGATAAATGAGTACAATCCTAGTGGAAGATATGTCGTGCCTGAGTTATGGAGTTTCAAGGATGGACGAAAAGCAACCATGATGGAGGTAATCCAGTATATCTTCAAGCAATGGAAAAGCAACAAGCGCAaaagacattaa